Below is a genomic region from Persicimonas caeni.
GCTGCTCGGGCTCCAGGGAGGCGCCGAAGAACGTATCACCCGGCTTCAGCGTGTTGCGCTCTTGTCGAGCCTCGGCCATCCGGTGCTGATACACGTCGTGCCTATCGATCCACCGCTGCGCCTCTGCGCGACGGTCATTGCGAAAGAAGAACTCGACCGCGTCACGGCAAGCGTGTGGGGTGTGGGCTTCGTTCTTCTCGATGGCTGTCTCGAGGCAGCTAAGCCCCGCCTCGTCGTCTTGACTCAGCAGGAGGCGCCCGACGACGTAGTGGCCGTCGGCGTCTTCGGGATAGGTGTCCAGATACACCTGGAACAGTTCGAGTGCTTCCTCCTCGCTGTCGAAGCGCTCGGTCAACGTCGCCAACTGCCACAACTCCTGGTCACCCAACTCGCGCTCACCACGAAGCTCGCGAAGCTCGGCCAGCCGCTCTCGACCGGAGCGCGACTCGGCGTGGATCTCCTGCCACTTCCGCCGCACCGAAGCGTGCCACGCTCGGCTGAACTCCTCGGTCAATCCCTCGTGCACCCCGGCGAGGAGCACGTCTCCTGCGCTCTGCTCGGCAGGCGGCGGCAACTCGGCCTCGACGCCCAGTGCCTCGAGCCGGTCCGATAGACTCGGGTGTGTGTCGTCGAAGCCCGTCTGGCGCTGCAACGCTTGGGTCAACAGCATCTGGGCGTCCGCGCTCTCGACCGAGGCGTTGAGCTCGGTATGCATCTCGACGAAGAGACGTCGAGGCGCCTCTTCCTCACGTTGATTGCGCTCGAAGAGTTTCGGCCAGAACTTCTCCCCCAGATACGCCCCCAACACGTGCGTCTTGACCAGGGCAGCGCCGGCGACCTGCGCGCCGCTCACCTCGGCGGCGCTTCGATCAGCCTCGTACTCATCCTGTCTGGCCAGCACAAACGAGTAGGCGCCAAAATAGGGGACGAACCAATTGAAGAACCGGTTGAAGAGCATCGAAGCGTTCTGGCCATCGTCGAAGCTCGCCTTGATGCGGTACCAGGTCATGCGCAGCCGATAAATCCAGGCGCTGAATTTGCCGTGGTTCCCCGCCAGGTGACCCATCTCGTGGGCGACCACCGCGCGGAACTCGTCGAGCGTCAGCGTCATCATCAACGGCAGGCCGAGAATCAGATTGTTCTTCTGCCAACCGAAGAGACCCAGCCGAGGCACCTGAGTGATGGCAGCGTTGAAATCATCGGTGATGATGACCTCATGAACGCGCGGCGCCCCCAGGTCCTTGCGAATGCGCTTCAACTCGGCGAAGAGCTCGGGAGCCTCGTCGGGGGTCAGAGCGCGGCCCTCCGGCTCCCCCAAGCGCACCCAAATCGCCTTGGCACACACACCAATCACCACCGCGAGCGGAATGAGCAGCTTGAAGCCAATCTTGGCTAAGAGCAACGGCTTGATGAGCACCAGCGCGCCGAGACCGAGCACCAGCGCCAGAAGAACGATCAGCACACCGAAGATATACGAGTATCCCAACAGCGCCAGACCGACGACTTTAGCCTTGTAGGCGCCCGGGCTGCGTTCTGCCGAACGCTCCAAACGGGTCACGAGAGATTCGTACTCGGCGATTGTCATATCCATGAGCTTTCCCCACTTCCAGCCACGCCGTAGCTGGTTCAATTCTCCAAAGTAGCGCGCCCAGCCTATCATCCCCGACAAACTCGCGCCAAACGCAGAAATTGCCCCTCCTTGCCGATTGCACGGACGTCCCGCTCCGGTGTAAATTGGCCCCCTCGACACACAAAAGATGCAATCTTGTGAGGGCAAGATGGACGAGTTTTTCAGGCTTCCCTATCCGATGTCTGGCTTCCACGCGTTGACCCGTTGGGTCTACGGGGCTCACAGAGAGGGCCTGTCGGCACCCGTCATGGCGCGTTACGAGGAGACGCGCGCGCAGTTCGACGCCGAGG
It encodes:
- a CDS encoding M48 family metallopeptidase, with protein sequence MDMTIAEYESLVTRLERSAERSPGAYKAKVVGLALLGYSYIFGVLIVLLALVLGLGALVLIKPLLLAKIGFKLLIPLAVVIGVCAKAIWVRLGEPEGRALTPDEAPELFAELKRIRKDLGAPRVHEVIITDDFNAAITQVPRLGLFGWQKNNLILGLPLMMTLTLDEFRAVVAHEMGHLAGNHGKFSAWIYRLRMTWYRIKASFDDGQNASMLFNRFFNWFVPYFGAYSFVLARQDEYEADRSAAEVSGAQVAGAALVKTHVLGAYLGEKFWPKLFERNQREEEAPRRLFVEMHTELNASVESADAQMLLTQALQRQTGFDDTHPSLSDRLEALGVEAELPPPAEQSAGDVLLAGVHEGLTEEFSRAWHASVRRKWQEIHAESRSGRERLAELRELRGERELGDQELWQLATLTERFDSEEEALELFQVYLDTYPEDADGHYVVGRLLLSQDDEAGLSCLETAIEKNEAHTPHACRDAVEFFFRNDRRAEAQRWIDRHDVYQHRMAEARQERNTLKPGDTFFGASLEPEQLAQLRSQLDMYPTIEEAYIACKDVRHFKEVPLYVLGIVPHTGLFGGGEEVEELLPMILDEVEFPGETFVINLKDSDFSWLRTPLEQASGSRIL